The genomic interval TCTTTCCAGGTAGGCCGGCAGACATTTGGTATGCAGCCAGAAGACAGGCCGCACCAGGCCGGGCTCCCCTTTTTTCATGTAGGTATTGACTGAGTGGAAGAAATTGCCGGTGCAGGTGGCGACCTCCTTGGCAAAATGCATATAATCCATCTTTTCGGTGCCGATTTCAGTAACGATTGTTCCAAAGAGATCAAGCCAGGGCAGCAGCCGGGTCGGCAGCGCTTTAAAATCAAAACCGACGTCGAGGTAGCTGATGCGGTTGGTGATCAGCTCACTTACCAGAACCTCCCTGTCGAACATCCGGGTCGGCTCGACGGTGTGGAAGTCAACGGAAACAGGGAGATCGGAAATTTCAAGATGGGGCAGTTTTTTCAGGGTTTCCTCGTCATTGGGCTGAAGCTGCAGGTTCATCAGTTCATGGGTTCTGGCTATGAGTTGCTTCTCTTTCTCCTGATCCAGCGTTTTGCTGAATTCGGCCAGTCTGGCCTCCTCTTCCTTGAAGGTTTTCTTACCCTTTGCCGGATCGGGTTTCAGGGTGACAACCACGGTGGAGTCGTTGCCGAGCAGAAATTTGCTGATGAGCTCTTCAAAATAGTTCTCCTTCAGCGCCTTGTCCCGCACTGTGCGGATCAGCTCTTCGTTAACCAGATTTTCAAAAGGATCGGTGCCATATTTAAAGGCGGCCATGGCCTTGCTTATTAAATCGAGACCGCGTTGAGCCTTGGAAGATTCTTCACGGGCGGTGAATTCATATTTGTTGAGTTCGGAGATGACCAGGTCGCGATCGAGGCCGTCTGCTACCATCGATTTCAGGGTGGAATGGTAGAGTTCCAGAAAGGCGTCTCTCTTCTCTACCTCGCAACCGACAAGATAGGTGATCATAAAGGTGCGAAAACAGGATGAAGAAAGATAAAATCCCCCGAAATCCTTGCATATTCCACTCGATATGATGGCTTGCTTCAAGGGGGAGCCGTCGGAATTATAGAGAATGTTGGCAATAATCTGGAAGGCCGTATTGCGCTGCCGGTTTTTCACGGTTGAAACCGTGGTGCCCACGGCAATAAATGTTTTTCCTTCGATATCTTCGGACTCGACGCCGTAACTGTCTTCTATGAATACAGTTTCGGAGGCCAGTCCGCCTACCTCGATCTCTCGGCGTTCTTCCTTGTCTTCATAACGAAGCAAAAATCTTTTCTGCAGAAATTCGAGCTCGCGGTCAAGATCGGCATCACCGTAAATGAAAAAGGTGCCGTTGGAAGGATGATAGTGATGTTTGTGGAATTCACAGAATTGTTCGTAGGTCAAGTCGGGAATGTTTTTCGGGTCGCCGCCTGATTCATGGGCATAGGTGGAGCCGGGCATCAGGCCTCCGAATATATGGTGAAATATCAACCTTATCGGGTCTGAGAAGGCCCCTTTCATTTCGTTGTAGACCACACCTTGAAACTGCAGTTCGCTTTCTTGGGATTCTTTATGGTAATGCCAGCCCTCCTGCTCGAAGGTAGTGCGCTGCAGAAGCGGATGGAAGACCACATCACAATAGACATCCATAATGTTCAAATATTCCTTCATGTTGCGGGTCGCGAAAGGGTAATAGGTGATGTCTGAGCCGGTCATGGCATTGAGAAAGGTCGTCAAGCCCCCTTTATTGATTTCCCCGAAAACGTCCTTGATCGGATATCGCTTCGATCCCATCAGGACCGAATGTTCAAGAATGTGGGCAACCCCTGTGGAATCGGTGGGTACGGTGTTGAAGGAAACCGTGAAAGTTTTGTTGACGTCATCATTTTTTATAGCAAGGAGCGGGCAGTCGAGAACATCATGGATGAAGAGGTAGACATTGGCGTGGATTTCCTCGATATGCTGATATTCTTTTAAGGTAAAGCCATGGTAGCTTTGTCCGACTGTATATGTCATTGAGAGGCCTTATGCGTTGAGTTAAAATATTTTATCCGAGTCAAGCAGCAATGTT from Desulfopila inferna carries:
- a CDS encoding insulinase family protein, which codes for MTYTVGQSYHGFTLKEYQHIEEIHANVYLFIHDVLDCPLLAIKNDDVNKTFTVSFNTVPTDSTGVAHILEHSVLMGSKRYPIKDVFGEINKGGLTTFLNAMTGSDITYYPFATRNMKEYLNIMDVYCDVVFHPLLQRTTFEQEGWHYHKESQESELQFQGVVYNEMKGAFSDPIRLIFHHIFGGLMPGSTYAHESGGDPKNIPDLTYEQFCEFHKHHYHPSNGTFFIYGDADLDRELEFLQKRFLLRYEDKEERREIEVGGLASETVFIEDSYGVESEDIEGKTFIAVGTTVSTVKNRQRNTAFQIIANILYNSDGSPLKQAIISSGICKDFGGFYLSSSCFRTFMITYLVGCEVEKRDAFLELYHSTLKSMVADGLDRDLVISELNKYEFTAREESSKAQRGLDLISKAMAAFKYGTDPFENLVNEELIRTVRDKALKENYFEELISKFLLGNDSTVVVTLKPDPAKGKKTFKEEEARLAEFSKTLDQEKEKQLIARTHELMNLQLQPNDEETLKKLPHLEISDLPVSVDFHTVEPTRMFDREVLVSELITNRISYLDVGFDFKALPTRLLPWLDLFGTIVTEIGTEKMDYMHFAKEVATCTGNFFHSVNTYMKKGEPGLVRPVFWLHTKCLPAYLERTLDLISSVLSSPSLADRRRIREIVSREFAWSEHSAQSEGYNLPAIRVLAHLSEAGYYNELINGITSYQMLKKLATSYDAEEERFLEGLQEITTLLFNRNNLILGIAGEEEEISTFSRAASSLIDVLPDSPVSPVPLETAQLPAHEAFITSAEIVFAVQGGQLLPQGKGYSGQFEVLKTFLSRDYLWNSVRQMGGAYGCFVQFSSISGNIAFVSYRDPQVKKTYDAYSKIPDVVAKLDLPQKVLQQIIIGTYGNFNPHQSPSTKAAVARNEYFSGVTAEYKQQRLEEITSTTVDDLRSYAPAFREMMQHSHRSIIGNRAKIEADRDLFDTLTEL